The segment TTATAAAAAGAAGGATAAATATGAAAAAGACGTTTATTTTACAACAACAAGAAATTAGCTTTGTGAAGAACACCTTTACTCAAAACTTGATTGAACAACTTGGCATTATCGAAGTACAAGGTCCAATCCTTAGTGAAGTTGGCAACGGTATGCAAGATAACTTATCAGGCATTGAGAAAGCGGTTCAAGTAAACGTGAAATGTATCCCAAATGCCGTTTATGAAGTGGTTCACTCATTGGCTAAATGGAAACGTCATACTCTCGCACGTTTCCACTTTAAAGAAGGTGAAGGCTTATTTGTTCATATGAAAGCATTACGTCCAGATGAAGATTCATTGGATCAAACTCACTCTGTTTATGTGGATCAATGGGACTGGGAAAAAGTGATTCCTGAAGGTCGTCGTAACTTTGCTTATTTAAAAGAAACTGTACGTTCTATCTATCGTGCAATCCGTTTAACTGAATTAGCCGTAGAAGCTCGCTTTGACATTCCATCAAGCTTACCAAAAGAAATCACCTTCGTTCACAGTGAAGATTTAGTGAAACGCTACCCAGCTCTTTCAAGCAAAGAGCGTGAAAACGCCATTTGTAAAGAATATGGTGCCGTGTTCTTAATTGGTATCGGTGGCAAATTATCAGACGGTAAACCACATGATGGTCGTGCACCAGACTACGATGACTGGACAACAGAATCTGAAAACGGCTACAAAGGTTTAAACGGCGACATTTTGGTATGGAACGCTGAGTTAGGTAAAGCGTTTGAGCTTTCTTCAATGGGTATTCGTGTAGATGAATCCGCATTGCGTTTACAAGTTGGTTTAACCGGCGATGAAGATCGCTTAAAAATGGATTGGCACCAAGATTTATTAAACGGCAAATTACCTATCACTATCGGTGGTGGTATCGGTCAGTCTCGTATGGCAATGCTTTTACTTCACAAAAAACACATTGGTGAAGTGCAATCAAGCGTATGGCCAAAAGAAATGTTAGAACAATATCAACATATTCTTTAATCGAACGAGAAGATAAAAAAGTGCGGTGAAATTTCACCGCACTTTTGTTTTTGGAAAGATTAATTAATCTTGCAATGGCCCGCTATTAAACATTGGCAATCCCATGGTTTTTAAGCTGTCACGATAAATACCCAGCAAATCTTTCTCTGTAATTTTTTGTAGCTGATCTAACGGTTTATCTAATGCGGCGACCGTTTCAATCACAATACCTTGTGGACCGGATTCTTGCGTCGCAATTTCAAATAACGCTTGTCCACGACGAACATGACTACCCGAGCTAATCAACACAGCATGTTTGATTTTATGTTTCGCTAAAGAGTAACGAGAGAAAAGCGCATTTTCAACAGTTGAACGTGCATAGTTATCAGAATAAATACGGCTTGCATCCACGCCTTTCTCAATCAACCATTGCTTCATCAAATCCCCTTCGGTTTTATTATTTTGTGGCACACCGCCCGTCACAATAATTAACGCATCTGGATTTTGATTCGCAATTTCTAAGGTTTTCTCTAAACGTTGCACCAAAATATCATGCATACTGCCATCTGGGTTTAACGCATAGCCCAATGCAATAATTGCAGATTGTGCCGGTAACTTGGTTTCCAGTTTATCTGTAATTGGTTGATTAGCTGCTTTATCAATCACGGCAAAGACTTTTTCTAA is part of the Haemophilus parainfluenzae ATCC 33392 genome and harbors:
- the asnA gene encoding aspartate--ammonia ligase translates to MKKTFILQQQEISFVKNTFTQNLIEQLGIIEVQGPILSEVGNGMQDNLSGIEKAVQVNVKCIPNAVYEVVHSLAKWKRHTLARFHFKEGEGLFVHMKALRPDEDSLDQTHSVYVDQWDWEKVIPEGRRNFAYLKETVRSIYRAIRLTELAVEARFDIPSSLPKEITFVHSEDLVKRYPALSSKERENAICKEYGAVFLIGIGGKLSDGKPHDGRAPDYDDWTTESENGYKGLNGDILVWNAELGKAFELSSMGIRVDESALRLQVGLTGDEDRLKMDWHQDLLNGKLPITIGGGIGQSRMAMLLLHKKHIGEVQSSVWPKEMLEQYQHIL
- a CDS encoding YdcF family protein: MQKIFKVSLLAVLSSLAVNSFASTAEVKVLEPQLNYQQLLTQRQVVDELLEQAVKIQNSPARVSNAGFTAKLPSNMERIADLLLEAYKLEPYRVDFLFGAANANIYNGNTDKAIELYQKVLDVAPDDVKAHTYLAAWNRFKGNQAETTKHLERLKQLSPESASKLEKVFAVIDKAANQPITDKLETKLPAQSAIIALGYALNPDGSMHDILVQRLEKTLEIANQNPDALIIVTGGVPQNNKTEGDLMKQWLIEKGVDASRIYSDNYARSTVENALFSRYSLAKHKIKHAVLISSGSHVRRGQALFEIATQESGPQGIVIETVAALDKPLDQLQKITEKDLLGIYRDSLKTMGLPMFNSGPLQD